One Lutra lutra chromosome 7, mLutLut1.2, whole genome shotgun sequence DNA window includes the following coding sequences:
- the SLC22A17 gene encoding solute carrier family 22 member 17 isoform X2, with protein sequence MGSSLSLAVPPGPLSFEALLAQVGALGGGQQLQLGLCCLPVLFVALGMASDPIFTLAPPLHCHYGGFAPNASGWEQPPNASGVSVASAALAASAASRVATSTDPSCSGFAPPDFNHCLKDWDYNGLPVLTTNAIGQWDLVCDLGWQVILEQILFILGFASGYLFLGYPADRFGRRGIVLLTLGLVGPCGVGGAAAGSSTGVMALRFLLGFLLAGVDLGVYLMRLELCDPTQRLRVALAGELVGVGGHFLFLGLALVSKDWRFLQRMITAPCILFLFYGWPGLFLESARWLIVKRQIEEAQSVLRILAERNRPHGQMLGEEAQEALQDLNEAAITTFSVLGLFSSQAAAILSTLLAAEVIPTTVRGRGLGLIMALGALGGLSGPAQRLHMGHGAFLQHVVLAACALLCILSIMLLPETKRKLLPEVLRDGELCRRPSLLRQPPPNRCDHVPLLATPNPAL encoded by the exons ATGGGCAGCAGCCTGTCGCTGGCCGTGCCCCCCGGCCCCCTCAGCTTTGAAGCTCTGCTCGCCCAGGTGGGGGCGCTGGGCGGCGGCCAGCAGCTGCAGCTTGGCCTCTGCTGCCTGCCCGTGCTCTTCGTGGCGCTGGGCATGGCCTCGGATCCCATCTTCACCCTGGCACCCCCACTGCATTGCCACTACGGGGGCTTTGCCCCCAACGCGTCTGGCTGGGAGCAGCCCCCCAACGCCAGCGGCGTCAGCGTCGCCAGCGCAGCCCTAGCAGCCAGCGCCGCTAGCCGCGTCGCCACCAGTACGGACCCCTCGTGCAGCGGCTTTGCCCCGCCGGACTTCAACCATTGTCTCAAGGACTGGGACTATAATGGGTTGCCGGTGCTCACCACCAACGCCATCGGCCAG TGGGATCTAGTGTGTGACCTGGGCTGGCAGGTGATCCTGGAGCAGATCCTCTTCATCTTGGGCTTTGCCTCTGGCTACCTGTTCCTGGGCTACCCGGCGGACAG GTTCGGTCGTCGAGGGATTGTGCTGCTGACCTTGGGGCTGGTGGGCCCCTGTGGAGTGGGAGGGGCTGCTGCAGGCTCCTCCACAGGTGTCATGGCCCTCCGATTCCTCCTGGGCTTTCTGCTTGCCGGAGTTGACCTTGGTGTCTACCTGATGC GCCTGGAGCTGTGCGACCCAACCCAGAGGCTTCGGGTGGCCCTGGCAGgggagttggtgggggtgggggggcacttcCTGTTCCTGGGCCTGGCCCTTGTCTCTAAGGACTGGCGATTTCTGCAACGAATGATCACCGCTCCTTGCATCCTCTTCCTGTTTTATGG CTGGCCTGGTCTGTTTCTGGAGTCTGCAAGGTGGCTAATAGTGAAGCGACAGATTGAGGAGGCCCAATCCGTGCTGAGGATCCTGGCTGAGCGGAACCGGCCCCACGGGCAGATGCTGGGAGAAGAGGCCCAGGAGGCCCTGCAGG ATCTAAACGAGGCTGCCATCACCACCTTCTCTGTCCTTGGCCTCTTCTCCTCCCAAGCTGCTGCCATCCTCAGCACTCTCCTCGCTGCCGAAGTCATCCCTACCACTGTCCG GGGCCGAGGCTTGGGCCTGATCATGGCACTGGGGGCTCTGGGAGGGCTGAGTGGCCCAGCTCAGCGCCTCCACATGGGCCATGGAGCCTTCCTGCAGCACGTGGTCCTGGCAGCCTGTGCCCTCCTCTGCATCCTCAGCATCATGCTTCTGCCGGAGACCAAGCGCAAGCTCCTGCCCGAGGTGCTCCGGGATGGGGAGCTGTGCCGCCGGCCTTCCCTGCTGCGGCAGCCACCCCCTAACCGCTGTGACCATGTCCCACTGCTtgccacccccaaccctgccctctGA
- the EFS gene encoding embryonal Fyn-associated substrate isoform X2 → MAIATSAQLARALYDNTAESPQELSFRRGDVLRVLQREGAGGLDGWCLCSLHGQQGIVPANRVKLLPASPAPQPGSPSPAPEHSNEDQEVYVVPPPARPCPTVGPQAGPCLPSPDPIYKVPRGSGTQTATPGDALEVYDVPPMALRVPSNGPYDSPASFSRPLAQGALQPPGLDEAPYDVPLAPKLPSELEADLEWEGGREPEPPLYAAPSNLKRASALLNLYEAPEELLADGEGGGTDEGIYDVPLLGPEAPPSPEPPGASASNDLDTLALLLARSPSLPHRPRLPSAESLSRRPLPALPVPEAPSPSPAPSPAPGRKGSIQDRPLPPPPPRLPGYGGPKVEEDPEGGEVEDDPAGPHNEYEGIPMAEEYDYVHLKGMDKAQGCRLLDKACPGNLELLERGLPEQQEAPCPEEPLDLPTGDLQLLHFYAGQCQSHYSALQAAMAALTSSTQANQPPCLFVPHSKRVVVAAHRLVFVGDTLGRLAASAPLRAQVGAAGTALGQALRATVLAVKGAALGYPSHPAAQEMAQCVAELAGQALQFTTLLSSLAP, encoded by the exons ATGGCCATAGCCACGTCG GCCCAGCTGGCCCGGGCACTGTACGACAACACCGCTGAGTCCCCCCAGGAGCTATCCTTCCGCCGAGGGGATGTCCTCCGGGTCCTGCAAAGGGAGGGTGCTGGTGGCCTGGATGGCTGGTGCCTCTGCTCACTGCATGGCCAGCAGGGCATTGTGCCCGCCAACAGAGTGAAGCTCCTTCCTGCCAGCCCAgcac cCCAGCCTGGCTCAccatctccagccccagagcacAGCAATGAGGACCAGGAG GTATATGTGGTACCACCCCCAGCTCGGCCCTGTCCTACCGTAGGACCTCAGGCTGgaccctgcctgccctcccctgaTCCCATCTACAAGGTCCCCAGAGGGAGTGGGACCCAGACAGCCACCCCTGGAGACGCCCTGGAG GTCTATGATGTGCCCCCCATGGCCCTCCGAGTTCCCTCCAATGGTCCCTATGACTCCCCTGCCTCCTTCAGCCGCCCTCTGGCCCAGGGTGCCCTGCAGCCCCCTGGACTGGATGAAGCTCCCTACGATGTGCCTTTGGCCCCAAAGCTGCCTTCAGAGCTGGAAGCAGATCTGGAGTGGGAAGGGGGCCGGGAACCCGAGCCACCCCTCTACGCTGCCCCCTCCAACCTGAAACGGGCCTCAGCCCTGCTCAATCTGTATGAAGCGCCGGAGGAACTGCTAGCAGATGGGGAAGGTGGAGGCACTGATGAGGGCATCTACGATGTGCCCCTGCTGGGACCAGAGGCACCCCCTTCTCCAGAGCCCCCAGGAGCGTCGGCCTCCAATGACCTGGACACCTTGGCCCTGCTTCTGGCCAGAAGCCCCTCACTCCCACACAGGCCCCGCTTGCCCTCAGCTGAGAGCCTGTCCCGCCGCCCTTTGCCTGCCCTGCCTGTCCCTGAggcccccagcccttcccccgctccctctcctgctccaggCCGGAAAGGCAGCATCCAGGACCGACCtctacccccacctccaccccgccTGCCGGGCTATGGGGGCCCCAAGGTTGAGGAGGATCCAGAGGGCGGGGAGGTAGAGGACGATCCAGCAGGACCCCACAATGAGTATGAGGGCATCCCAATGGCCGAAGAGTATGACTATGTCCACCTGAAG GGCATGGATAAAGCTCAGGGATGTAGACTCCTGGATAAAGCCTGCCCAGGGAATCTTGAACTGCTGGAGAGGGGGCTGCCAGAGCAGCAG GAGGCCCCATGCCCCGAGGAGCCACTGGATCTGCCCACTGGAGACCTGCAGCTCCTGCACTTCTACGCAGGCCAGTGCCAGAGCCACTACTCAGCCCTGCAGGCTGCCATGGCGGCCCTCACATCCAGCACCCAGGCCAACCAGCCCCCATGCCTCTTCGTGCCCCACAGCAAACGGGTGGTGGTGGCTGCTCACCGCCTGGTGTTTGTTGGGGACACTCTGGGCCGGCTGGCAGCCTCTGCTCCTCTGCGAGCCCAGGTTGGGGCTGCAGGGACAGCACTGGGCCAGGCACTGCGGGCCACCGTCCTGGCTGTCAAGGGGGCCGCCCTGGGCTACCCGTCCCACCCTGCGGCCCAAGAGATGGCGCAGTGTGTGGCGGAGCTGGCAGGGCAGGCCTTGCAGTTCACCACTCTGCTCTCCAGCCTGGCCCCCTAA
- the EFS gene encoding embryonal Fyn-associated substrate isoform X1 → MAIATSAQLARALYDNTAESPQELSFRRGDVLRVLQREGAGGLDGWCLCSLHGQQGIVPANRVKLLPASPAPQPSLTQEPPAQPGSPSPAPEHSNEDQEVYVVPPPARPCPTVGPQAGPCLPSPDPIYKVPRGSGTQTATPGDALEVYDVPPMALRVPSNGPYDSPASFSRPLAQGALQPPGLDEAPYDVPLAPKLPSELEADLEWEGGREPEPPLYAAPSNLKRASALLNLYEAPEELLADGEGGGTDEGIYDVPLLGPEAPPSPEPPGASASNDLDTLALLLARSPSLPHRPRLPSAESLSRRPLPALPVPEAPSPSPAPSPAPGRKGSIQDRPLPPPPPRLPGYGGPKVEEDPEGGEVEDDPAGPHNEYEGIPMAEEYDYVHLKGMDKAQGCRLLDKACPGNLELLERGLPEQQEAPCPEEPLDLPTGDLQLLHFYAGQCQSHYSALQAAMAALTSSTQANQPPCLFVPHSKRVVVAAHRLVFVGDTLGRLAASAPLRAQVGAAGTALGQALRATVLAVKGAALGYPSHPAAQEMAQCVAELAGQALQFTTLLSSLAP, encoded by the exons ATGGCCATAGCCACGTCG GCCCAGCTGGCCCGGGCACTGTACGACAACACCGCTGAGTCCCCCCAGGAGCTATCCTTCCGCCGAGGGGATGTCCTCCGGGTCCTGCAAAGGGAGGGTGCTGGTGGCCTGGATGGCTGGTGCCTCTGCTCACTGCATGGCCAGCAGGGCATTGTGCCCGCCAACAGAGTGAAGCTCCTTCCTGCCAGCCCAgcaccccagcccagcctcacccaggagccccccgcCCAGCCTGGCTCAccatctccagccccagagcacAGCAATGAGGACCAGGAG GTATATGTGGTACCACCCCCAGCTCGGCCCTGTCCTACCGTAGGACCTCAGGCTGgaccctgcctgccctcccctgaTCCCATCTACAAGGTCCCCAGAGGGAGTGGGACCCAGACAGCCACCCCTGGAGACGCCCTGGAG GTCTATGATGTGCCCCCCATGGCCCTCCGAGTTCCCTCCAATGGTCCCTATGACTCCCCTGCCTCCTTCAGCCGCCCTCTGGCCCAGGGTGCCCTGCAGCCCCCTGGACTGGATGAAGCTCCCTACGATGTGCCTTTGGCCCCAAAGCTGCCTTCAGAGCTGGAAGCAGATCTGGAGTGGGAAGGGGGCCGGGAACCCGAGCCACCCCTCTACGCTGCCCCCTCCAACCTGAAACGGGCCTCAGCCCTGCTCAATCTGTATGAAGCGCCGGAGGAACTGCTAGCAGATGGGGAAGGTGGAGGCACTGATGAGGGCATCTACGATGTGCCCCTGCTGGGACCAGAGGCACCCCCTTCTCCAGAGCCCCCAGGAGCGTCGGCCTCCAATGACCTGGACACCTTGGCCCTGCTTCTGGCCAGAAGCCCCTCACTCCCACACAGGCCCCGCTTGCCCTCAGCTGAGAGCCTGTCCCGCCGCCCTTTGCCTGCCCTGCCTGTCCCTGAggcccccagcccttcccccgctccctctcctgctccaggCCGGAAAGGCAGCATCCAGGACCGACCtctacccccacctccaccccgccTGCCGGGCTATGGGGGCCCCAAGGTTGAGGAGGATCCAGAGGGCGGGGAGGTAGAGGACGATCCAGCAGGACCCCACAATGAGTATGAGGGCATCCCAATGGCCGAAGAGTATGACTATGTCCACCTGAAG GGCATGGATAAAGCTCAGGGATGTAGACTCCTGGATAAAGCCTGCCCAGGGAATCTTGAACTGCTGGAGAGGGGGCTGCCAGAGCAGCAG GAGGCCCCATGCCCCGAGGAGCCACTGGATCTGCCCACTGGAGACCTGCAGCTCCTGCACTTCTACGCAGGCCAGTGCCAGAGCCACTACTCAGCCCTGCAGGCTGCCATGGCGGCCCTCACATCCAGCACCCAGGCCAACCAGCCCCCATGCCTCTTCGTGCCCCACAGCAAACGGGTGGTGGTGGCTGCTCACCGCCTGGTGTTTGTTGGGGACACTCTGGGCCGGCTGGCAGCCTCTGCTCCTCTGCGAGCCCAGGTTGGGGCTGCAGGGACAGCACTGGGCCAGGCACTGCGGGCCACCGTCCTGGCTGTCAAGGGGGCCGCCCTGGGCTACCCGTCCCACCCTGCGGCCCAAGAGATGGCGCAGTGTGTGGCGGAGCTGGCAGGGCAGGCCTTGCAGTTCACCACTCTGCTCTCCAGCCTGGCCCCCTAA
- the SLC22A17 gene encoding solute carrier family 22 member 17 isoform X1: MGSSLSLAVPPGPLSFEALLAQVGALGGGQQLQLGLCCLPVLFVALGMASDPIFTLAPPLHCHYGGFAPNASGWEQPPNASGVSVASAALAASAASRVATSTDPSCSGFAPPDFNHCLKDWDYNGLPVLTTNAIGQWDLVCDLGWQVILEQILFILGFASGYLFLGYPADRFGRRGIVLLTLGLVGPCGVGGAAAGSSTGVMALRFLLGFLLAGVDLGVYLMRLELCDPTQRLRVALAGELVGVGGHFLFLGLALVSKDWRFLQRMITAPCILFLFYGWPGLFLESARWLIVKRQIEEAQSVLRILAERNRPHGQMLGEEAQEALQDLENTCPLPATSSFSFTSLLNYRNIWKNLLILGFTNFIAHAIRHCYQPVGGGGSPSDFYLCSLLASGTAALACVFLGVTVDRFGRRGILLLSMTLTGIASLVLLGLWDYLNEAAITTFSVLGLFSSQAAAILSTLLAAEVIPTTVRGRGLGLIMALGALGGLSGPAQRLHMGHGAFLQHVVLAACALLCILSIMLLPETKRKLLPEVLRDGELCRRPSLLRQPPPNRCDHVPLLATPNPAL, encoded by the exons ATGGGCAGCAGCCTGTCGCTGGCCGTGCCCCCCGGCCCCCTCAGCTTTGAAGCTCTGCTCGCCCAGGTGGGGGCGCTGGGCGGCGGCCAGCAGCTGCAGCTTGGCCTCTGCTGCCTGCCCGTGCTCTTCGTGGCGCTGGGCATGGCCTCGGATCCCATCTTCACCCTGGCACCCCCACTGCATTGCCACTACGGGGGCTTTGCCCCCAACGCGTCTGGCTGGGAGCAGCCCCCCAACGCCAGCGGCGTCAGCGTCGCCAGCGCAGCCCTAGCAGCCAGCGCCGCTAGCCGCGTCGCCACCAGTACGGACCCCTCGTGCAGCGGCTTTGCCCCGCCGGACTTCAACCATTGTCTCAAGGACTGGGACTATAATGGGTTGCCGGTGCTCACCACCAACGCCATCGGCCAG TGGGATCTAGTGTGTGACCTGGGCTGGCAGGTGATCCTGGAGCAGATCCTCTTCATCTTGGGCTTTGCCTCTGGCTACCTGTTCCTGGGCTACCCGGCGGACAG GTTCGGTCGTCGAGGGATTGTGCTGCTGACCTTGGGGCTGGTGGGCCCCTGTGGAGTGGGAGGGGCTGCTGCAGGCTCCTCCACAGGTGTCATGGCCCTCCGATTCCTCCTGGGCTTTCTGCTTGCCGGAGTTGACCTTGGTGTCTACCTGATGC GCCTGGAGCTGTGCGACCCAACCCAGAGGCTTCGGGTGGCCCTGGCAGgggagttggtgggggtgggggggcacttcCTGTTCCTGGGCCTGGCCCTTGTCTCTAAGGACTGGCGATTTCTGCAACGAATGATCACCGCTCCTTGCATCCTCTTCCTGTTTTATGG CTGGCCTGGTCTGTTTCTGGAGTCTGCAAGGTGGCTAATAGTGAAGCGACAGATTGAGGAGGCCCAATCCGTGCTGAGGATCCTGGCTGAGCGGAACCGGCCCCACGGGCAGATGCTGGGAGAAGAGGCCCAGGAGGCCCTGCAGG acCTGGAGAACACCTGCCCTCTCCCTGCAACATCCTCCTTTTCCTTCACTTCCCTTCTCAACTACCGCAACATCTGGAAAAATCTGCTTATCCTGGGCTTCACCAA CTTTATTGCCCACGCCATTCGCCACTGCTACCAgcctgtgggaggaggagggagcccatCTGACTTCTACCTGTGCTCCCTGCTAGCCAGTGGCACAGCAGCCCTGGCCTGCGTCTTCCTGGGGGTCACCGTGGACCGATTCGGCCGCCGGGGCATCCTGCTACTCTCGATGACCCTCACTGGCATTGCGTCCCTGGTCCTGCTGGGCCTGTGGGATT ATCTAAACGAGGCTGCCATCACCACCTTCTCTGTCCTTGGCCTCTTCTCCTCCCAAGCTGCTGCCATCCTCAGCACTCTCCTCGCTGCCGAAGTCATCCCTACCACTGTCCG GGGCCGAGGCTTGGGCCTGATCATGGCACTGGGGGCTCTGGGAGGGCTGAGTGGCCCAGCTCAGCGCCTCCACATGGGCCATGGAGCCTTCCTGCAGCACGTGGTCCTGGCAGCCTGTGCCCTCCTCTGCATCCTCAGCATCATGCTTCTGCCGGAGACCAAGCGCAAGCTCCTGCCCGAGGTGCTCCGGGATGGGGAGCTGTGCCGCCGGCCTTCCCTGCTGCGGCAGCCACCCCCTAACCGCTGTGACCATGTCCCACTGCTtgccacccccaaccctgccctctGA